The Kordia sp. SMS9 genome window below encodes:
- a CDS encoding O-antigen ligase encodes MKSVFYIQINGVSTLNGFYVNASLLIICVSILKREKINLATTIVLLIFTVVFIIIKSRLGFIATCSLLLFKIFTHYKTVRFRVISIVIFVSGLIPLLLTKQISITGRMHINTFILDHLDTVKFFDYNPFTNWYNHTIINHNAREMSQLIGEVYNVAFNDYLQILIQYGIIPFGLFVALNLYIFYILLKRKKGLYAVCFLIIHLMLLTSYPLFMPASFFFLLLFYIEIGTKEKVFKLNILPKNTLFTNASALKLITIFLFIALSAVYYYPKYVLFENVQKGVSLNNLLDSKLTKHAFKNNEIKYWVAKEYISKDSKNAKRIFLYLHDKCLSYNMLLLTGEVFEHLGAYEEAVTYYEKSHVVRPFTLMPIYKQLLINDHLKKKNKVDELVNFYKKMQLRVDNDQTDIMRKEINGILKKYAFYE; translated from the coding sequence TTGAAATCTGTTTTTTACATTCAGATTAATGGTGTTTCTACCCTAAACGGATTCTATGTAAATGCTTCACTGTTAATTATTTGTGTGTCGATTTTAAAGAGAGAAAAAATCAATCTAGCTACCACAATTGTCTTGCTTATTTTTACAGTTGTATTCATCATTATAAAATCACGTTTGGGTTTTATTGCAACTTGTAGTTTGTTGCTTTTTAAAATTTTCACACATTATAAAACAGTACGTTTTAGAGTGATAAGCATTGTCATTTTCGTATCAGGATTAATTCCGCTTTTACTTACTAAACAGATATCTATTACAGGTAGAATGCACATCAATACCTTTATTTTAGATCATTTAGATACCGTAAAGTTCTTTGATTACAATCCGTTTACCAATTGGTATAATCATACGATTATCAATCATAATGCACGTGAAATGAGTCAACTAATTGGTGAAGTATACAATGTTGCTTTTAATGATTATTTACAAATACTCATTCAATATGGAATCATTCCCTTTGGTTTGTTCGTAGCACTTAACCTCTATATATTCTATATTTTATTAAAAAGAAAAAAAGGATTGTATGCCGTTTGTTTTCTCATCATACACTTAATGCTGCTTACTAGTTACCCTTTGTTTATGCCTGCTAGTTTCTTCTTTTTACTGCTGTTTTACATTGAAATTGGAACAAAAGAGAAGGTATTCAAACTAAATATTCTTCCTAAAAACACACTATTTACAAATGCTAGTGCACTAAAGTTGATCACAATTTTCTTGTTTATTGCATTAAGTGCTGTGTATTATTACCCAAAATATGTTTTGTTTGAAAATGTACAAAAAGGAGTTTCTTTAAATAATTTACTTGATTCTAAACTCACAAAACATGCTTTTAAAAATAATGAAATTAAATATTGGGTAGCAAAAGAATATATAAGTAAAGATTCCAAAAACGCAAAACGTATATTTTTATACTTACATGATAAGTGTCTTTCTTATAACATGCTCTTATTAACAGGTGAAGTTTTTGAGCATTTGGGAGCATATGAAGAAGCTGTTACCTATTATGAAAAATCGCATGTGGTACGACCTTTTACCTTAATGCCCATTTACAAACAACTTTTAATCAACGATCATTTAAAGAAAAAAAATAAGGTAGATGAGTTAGTAAATTTTTATAAAAAGATGCAATTAAGAGTCGATAATGACCAAACTGACATCATGAGAAAAGAAATTAATGGAATCCTTAAAAAGTATGCCTTTTATGAATGA
- a CDS encoding SDR family oxidoreductase, producing MNIILTGVTGTLGSQILIQLLKQEKVKNCFLLVREKNGKTPQDRIQNIFHDIFQNDSNDEMRSKIKIFNSSDFFTPSYLTKTAINYFIHAAGYVNLSIDIREKAKIFEENLAFTKKIFQTFSPYLTKFIYISTAFSIGDVGGFIGNDFHNGITPKYRNFYEESKHQCEKYLLENEQQSNVSIQILRPSVLGGNISEEPKYFISKFMVYYLLGKFFYKSPLNGDIVRIVANFNTGLNIIPVDYVAHVISEAIHKNIAQLNITHSKCTGLIPGMTRIIETAGASNFTFVNSVDIQGQLRDKNRVEQFYYNSLGMHLNPYLVSAPYEYDTEVLESIVPMPSYNLVDYLEDTISYAKEKKFRNKRW from the coding sequence ATGAATATTATTCTCACAGGAGTTACAGGAACCCTTGGCTCTCAAATTTTAATACAGTTATTAAAACAGGAAAAAGTGAAAAATTGTTTTCTTTTGGTTCGAGAAAAAAATGGAAAAACACCGCAGGATCGCATACAGAATATTTTTCATGATATTTTTCAAAATGACTCAAATGATGAAATGCGGTCAAAAATTAAGATTTTTAATTCATCCGATTTTTTCACACCTTCTTATCTTACTAAAACAGCGATTAACTATTTTATTCATGCTGCGGGATATGTCAATTTATCTATTGACATTCGAGAAAAGGCAAAAATATTTGAAGAGAATTTAGCGTTTACAAAAAAAATATTCCAAACATTTTCTCCGTATCTCACGAAGTTTATTTATATAAGCACAGCCTTTTCAATAGGTGACGTAGGTGGCTTTATAGGCAATGATTTTCACAATGGCATCACGCCAAAGTATCGTAATTTTTACGAAGAATCAAAGCATCAATGTGAAAAATATCTTCTTGAAAATGAGCAGCAAAGCAATGTTTCCATCCAAATTTTACGACCAAGTGTATTAGGTGGAAATATCAGTGAAGAACCAAAGTATTTTATATCTAAGTTCATGGTGTATTACCTTCTTGGGAAATTCTTTTACAAGAGCCCGCTAAACGGTGATATTGTCAGAATTGTTGCAAACTTTAACACCGGATTGAATATCATTCCTGTAGATTATGTTGCACACGTAATTTCGGAAGCCATTCATAAAAATATTGCACAACTCAACATTACACATTCAAAATGTACAGGTCTTATTCCTGGAATGACTAGAATTATAGAAACCGCAGGCGCTTCTAATTTTACCTTTGTCAACTCAGTCGATATACAAGGACAATTGCGGGATAAGAACAGAGTGGAACAGTTTTACTATAACTCATTAGGAATGCATTTAAATCCTTATTTAGTATCAGCCCCGTATGAATATGATACCGAAGTATTGGAATCTATAGTGCCGATGCCAAGTTATAATTTGGTGGATTACTTGGAAGATACAATCTCGTATGCAAAGGAAAAAAAGTTTAGAAATAAGCGTTGGTAA